CAGGAAAGGTAGCTCGAGGAACCGTCGTTCGCATTTCACCAATAGCCGAGCCAAAAGCAGTTGGCCGAGTAAGAGCAAAGATTGTGCGTGCAAAAATAATCGTCAACTACTCAGAATTCCTGCTTAAACCTGGGATGGAAGTGGATATAAGCGGCAGCGTTCTAATTGGGCGTAATCAACTACTTGTTCCAAACGACGCACTTCTTCAAGTCGGGAAGGAATACCAAGTCTTCGTTATAAAGGGCGGTCGGGCATATCCAAAAACAGTGACCCCTGGCTTGTCAAACTATGAATATACTGCAATCTCGAGGGGCCTTAGGCCTGGCGAGCTTGTCATTGTATCGCGGCCGGAGCAACTTAAACCTGGTTGGCTTGTTCGAGTACGGAGGCAAACCAGTGCAACAAGATGACGGTCCCCTGGTCGAACTAGACGGTGCTGCAAAGACCTACACAATGGGTAAAGTAATCGTCCAAGCGCTCAAGCCAACGTGGCTGAAAATCGAACGCGGCAAGTTTGTTGTGATACTTGGGCCAAGCGGGTCTGGAAAAACCACTGTGCTGAACTTGATTGGCGGAATTGACAGACCTACTGAAGGCCGCGTACTGTTTGAAGGCCGGGACCTAACCGAAATGACCGAAGACGAAATTACTGAATACAGACGCAAATGCGTTGGTTTTGTCTTTCAATTTTTCAATCTTATACCAACTTTGACTGCAAGAGAGAATGTTGAGTTTGTAGCCGAATTAGTAGAAAACCCAGCCGACGTAATGGAAGTACTGAGTGAAGTTGGTCTTGCTGACCGTGCCGACCATTTTCCTAGCGAGCTATCGGGCGGCGAGCAGCAGAGAGTTGCGATTGCCAGGGCGCTCGTAAAAAACCCCCCTCTTCTTTTAGCAGACGAACCCACAGGAAATCTTGACTACGAAACAGGCAAACACATACTGTCATTGATGCGCAAGATTAACCAATCTAGGGGAATTACTGTAGTGATTGTTACACACAATTCAGCAGTAGCTGAAATAGCCGACCGTGCGGTATTTCTTAGAAGTGGCGAGATAGTCAAAACCAAAGTGAATGAACATCCCTTGGACCCAGAAGAACTGAAATGGTAATTAGCAAGCTCACCTTAAAACTAATTCGCGACATACGCTTCTCTCCGTGGCTTTTTCTGGGAATTATGGTTATGGTCGCTTCAGGAATTGCCCTCTACGATGCAACATACCTTTCGTACTACAACCTAGGTCGCTCGTATAATCTCTCCTACGAAAAGCTAAACCTGGCTGACTTCACTGTTGATGTTCAATCTGCGCCCCAAGAAATTACTAACCAAATTAAACGCATTCCAGGTGTGATGCGCATAGAGGGACGTTTTATCGAAGAATTGGGAATAGAACAAAAGCTATCTGCGAAGCGCGTAATCGGGCGAATCGTGTCAATTCCAGACAAAGGTCAACCAGCGGTCAATACTCTCAAAATCATCAGAGGCCACATGCCCGCGCTTGGCAATAAGAGGGAACTACTGCTCGAAGCAGGGTTTGCAAAATATCATGGGTACAAGCCTGGCGATGTAATTTATCCGATTGTGGATGACGATAAAGTAAAGTTCCGCATATCTGGAATTGCTATGAGCCCTGAATATATTGTCGTCGTTCGAAGCAGGGACAATCCAATACCGATGCCCGAACAATTTGGAGTAATGTTTATACGAAAGGAGATTGTTGACCGTCTGTTTGGAAGCTCTGGAACTATAAACCAAGTGGCTGTCAAAATTTTTCCAGGTGCCAATAGGTCCAAAATCATGCGGCAAGTTGAGCAGGTTCTCCGACCTTATGGAGCCGAGGAACCGCTTCCTAAGGAAAATCAACCAAGCTACGAAATGCTTAACCTTGACCTTCGTGCTCTCCGCAACCTAGCCATATTTTTCCCAGTGCTCTTTCTTGGGATGGCAAGCCTTAGCATATACAATCTGCTCAGCCGGATGGTTTACGCGCAAAGGCCACAAATTGGGTTTATGCGAGCAACAGGATACTCAAGAAAGGCTGTGCTTAGGCATTACGTTGCTTTTTCGCTATTAATAGGCATTCTTGGTTCATTATTTGGCAGCTTATTAGGCTACCGTATGGGCGAATATATTACAAACCTTGATGTGTCACAGCTTAGCGTACCATATGTTGATATCCAACCGCGCTTCGAAGTAATGATGATTGGATTTTTGATATCTATCATAGTAAGTTTGCTTGCTGGGCTAGTTCCAGCCCTCACGGCATCGCAAATGACACCTGCAGAGGCCATCCGCCCTGAAATTCCAATGGCGGGCAGAGTACCTATTTTTGAAAACCTCCTACCAGCCCTCAAGCAGCTTTCTTATACCTGGCGCCTCCCATTACGCAATCTCCTAAGAAGACCAAAGCGCACAATATCAACGATTCTAGGTGTTGCTTCATCAATTACACTTATCCTTGTGACTTTGGGATTAATAGATTCTTCAAAAGCGCTGGTAAGCTTCTACTTTGACCGCTTGCTAAAGTACAACTTGCTAGTCGGTTTTGTCACTATACAAAATGAGTCTCCGCTGGGCTTAGTTCGAACGTGGAAAGGTGTTGAGCGAGCAGAACCATTTCTGCAAGTACCGGTTAAATTCATACACAATGGCAATCACAAGTTCGGACTCATCTTTGGGGTTGATCCAAATACCCGCCTGCTGAATCCCATATCTTTTGAAGGCAAGCGAATATCTGTGCCAAAGAAAGGCATACTCGTCGGGGACTTGCTTGCAATAAAATTAAATTTAACACCCGGCCAATACGTAACCATTACACTTCCAAAGAAGACCACCCCCCAGTTGCCAATTTCAGAAGAAGGTGGGGTGCAAGTATCAAGATTTCGCAATGATGTATTTTCCCGGAGCCGGGGGTTGCAAGAGATAACTTTTAAAACATTAGTTCCCGTTGTCAATCGATCGTTCCAACCGATTGGCAACATCGCGATAATGTCAATTTTCGAAACCCGCCACATTTTTGGAAAAGAACTCGAGCTTCCTCTGCACGCAATAAATGCAATACTCATAAAGGCAGACGACCGATATGTTTCTGCAATACAACGACGGCTTTATGACCTACCAAACGCAGCCTCTGTTGCCAACCTCAAGGACATGAGGTATGAGATTAATGAAATGATGAAAACTCTAAACATATTCACAGATGTAATGCTCATGTTTGCAATTGCCCTTGCGTCAATTATTATATTCAACGCCACAACGATGAACATCCTGGAACGTACTAGGGAATTTGCTTCTATGAGGGCACTAGGCGTAGGGAGCTGGAAAATTGCGGCTATGGTAACAATTGAAAATTTAAGCACATGGGTTGCAGGAACAATCATTGGCCTGCCAATTGGTCGCCAATTGGCAGATTACTTTGTAAAATTATATACTAGCGAAGCCTTCCATATGCAAACTGTAATCTTTAGCAGAACCTATGCATGGACCCTAGTCGGGATTCTCGCCGCTGTCTTAATTTCACAAATCCCTGGAATACGCTACCTCATGACTCTCGACCTCGCCTCTGCAACCAAAGAGGTCAGCGGCTAAAATAATTTAATTAAAAAACCTATTTCTATGGATGCTTGCGGACTATTCGGACAATATCCGCTACAAACTTGCCGATATAAGGAACTACTTCGAGGCGGCTGAGAATCCATAGAATTAACGCTAATATCAATGTCGCTCCTATGGCTCCACCAAGGCCTCCGAGTACTCCATTAACAAAACTAAGCATCGCCATCCTTCGAGGGTTTAGAAGAAACTGAATGTATTGCTGTAACTTAAGCTTCTCTATCAAATTAGTTAGGCGGTTAATCTCTCGTATTAGCAAGCTAATTTTGTCATCTAACCGTTTAATCTCATCCAAAAGGTCTCTGAAATCTTGCCCAGACATTACCCGATTTCCCTTGTAGGTATCAATTTCATCTTGCTTTTTATGTCGGGACTTGACTTAGTATTCCCAATTTAAAGGTAAAATTCCAAAAGGATATCTGTAGCATTCGACTCATGTGCATCAAAACAATCTCGAGGTTAGCCAATCTAGCAATTCTGTGGCTAAAAAATTAAAGCGCAGTAATTAGCAGTAATTAAAGGAACTGGGAGAAAATGGAAGAAGAACAAGGACGACTCGTCTATCTACCTGAGTATCAACACTGGCGTACAAGTCCATGGTGGAAAGTAATGCTCATAGGGCTGGCGCTATACGGAGTTGGCATTACAATACTTGCGCTAACCAAAAATTTCAAACTTTTGCCAGCCGTTGTGCTTCTTGGAACCTTCATTATGCCTGTTACGTATGTTACCTTCTTCTATAATCATCGCGTGTTAAGCCAGATAACAATACTAACACTGGGCCTTACTTTCTTCTATGGCGGAATTCTTGGCATTTTTGCTGCTGCCCTATTGGAACCTTTATTTATTCGGCAACTCAATTTCTATTCTTCGTTTAAAGTTGGTCTAATTGAAGAATTTGCAAAAATACTTGGAGTACTGGCTATTGCTCGCCATCGGCGCCATGATTCAGAAATGGACGGATTGATTCTTGGTGCAGCAGCAGGAATGGGCTTTGCTTCACTTGAAAGCGCAGGATATGCCTTTGTGGCTTTCCTACACAGTCAAGGCAATCTATC
This portion of the Armatimonadota bacterium genome encodes:
- a CDS encoding ABC transporter ATP-binding protein gives rise to the protein MGKVIVQALKPTWLKIERGKFVVILGPSGSGKTTVLNLIGGIDRPTEGRVLFEGRDLTEMTEDEITEYRRKCVGFVFQFFNLIPTLTARENVEFVAELVENPADVMEVLSEVGLADRADHFPSELSGGEQQRVAIARALVKNPPLLLADEPTGNLDYETGKHILSLMRKINQSRGITVVIVTHNSAVAEIADRAVFLRSGEIVKTKVNEHPLDPEELKW
- a CDS encoding ABC transporter permease, which translates into the protein MVISKLTLKLIRDIRFSPWLFLGIMVMVASGIALYDATYLSYYNLGRSYNLSYEKLNLADFTVDVQSAPQEITNQIKRIPGVMRIEGRFIEELGIEQKLSAKRVIGRIVSIPDKGQPAVNTLKIIRGHMPALGNKRELLLEAGFAKYHGYKPGDVIYPIVDDDKVKFRISGIAMSPEYIVVVRSRDNPIPMPEQFGVMFIRKEIVDRLFGSSGTINQVAVKIFPGANRSKIMRQVEQVLRPYGAEEPLPKENQPSYEMLNLDLRALRNLAIFFPVLFLGMASLSIYNLLSRMVYAQRPQIGFMRATGYSRKAVLRHYVAFSLLIGILGSLFGSLLGYRMGEYITNLDVSQLSVPYVDIQPRFEVMMIGFLISIIVSLLAGLVPALTASQMTPAEAIRPEIPMAGRVPIFENLLPALKQLSYTWRLPLRNLLRRPKRTISTILGVASSITLILVTLGLIDSSKALVSFYFDRLLKYNLLVGFVTIQNESPLGLVRTWKGVERAEPFLQVPVKFIHNGNHKFGLIFGVDPNTRLLNPISFEGKRISVPKKGILVGDLLAIKLNLTPGQYVTITLPKKTTPQLPISEEGGVQVSRFRNDVFSRSRGLQEITFKTLVPVVNRSFQPIGNIAIMSIFETRHIFGKELELPLHAINAILIKADDRYVSAIQRRLYDLPNAASVANLKDMRYEINEMMKTLNIFTDVMLMFAIALASIIIFNATTMNILERTREFASMRALGVGSWKIAAMVTIENLSTWVAGTIIGLPIGRQLADYFVKLYTSEAFHMQTVIFSRTYAWTLVGILAAVLISQIPGIRYLMTLDLASATKEVSG
- a CDS encoding DUF5665 domain-containing protein, encoding MSGQDFRDLLDEIKRLDDKISLLIREINRLTNLIEKLKLQQYIQFLLNPRRMAMLSFVNGVLGGLGGAIGATLILALILWILSRLEVVPYIGKFVADIVRIVRKHP
- a CDS encoding PrsW family intramembrane metalloprotease, coding for MEEEQGRLVYLPEYQHWRTSPWWKVMLIGLALYGVGITILALTKNFKLLPAVVLLGTFIMPVTYVTFFYNHRVLSQITILTLGLTFFYGGILGIFAAALLEPLFIRQLNFYSSFKVGLIEEFAKILGVLAIARHRRHDSEMDGLILGAAAGMGFASLESAGYAFVAFLHSQGNLSVMTAVTLIRGVLTPLGHGTWTAILAGVLFRESTERKFTIDWQVIGTYLFVSVLHGLWDGLPFAMASLNLVGIEFLIGELVVGGIGIFVLARMWRESRRLQIIRYLEAGLINQRRAA